Part of the Paenibacillus terrae HPL-003 genome is shown below.
GCTCAAGGTGACCACGGAGTCCTTTTTGCTAATTACCGCGAACATACCGGGGACAAAATCGGCAGACAACGCTGCCTGCTCATAAGGCGCTTGTGTCTTTTGCTGGTGCAGAATGAGCATACCTTGGTGCAGCATGGTCCCGGTGTATTTGGAGAGTGCGGAGGTGATATAATAAGGATCAAATACGACTTTCATAAGATTCATAGGATGATGAATGAGCAGGGGAGAGAAGGCTGATGTATGAGAAGATTGCGGCATATGGTCTAAGCAAAAAAGAAGCGATAGAGGATTACCCTTTTGGTCCCGAGCCACTGGCGCTGAAGGTGGGAGGCAAAGTATTTGCTCTCCTGAGGCAAGCGAACGGTATTTGCCAAGTATCTCTGAAATGTGATCCGGTTATTGCGGAAAACCTGCGTGAGCAAAACGAGGCGATTAAGCCGGGATATCATTTAAATAAAAAGCATTGGAACACGGTAACGGTCGATTCTACTTTCCCGCTGGAGGAGTTGTACAGCATGATCGACCATTCGTACGAGCTGGTTTTCAAAAGCTTGACCAAAGCGCAACGTGAAGCCATTACGATGAGAATACGGGCAACCCAAAGTTAATTATGATATGGGGGATTTCATCCACGGTATAAATACCATTCCAAAAGCCACGGACATTCTCCAAGAGTCATATCGTGGGGATATTTTCGAATGGGCTTGCCGCCTTGGAGTATGAAGAGCTCTCTCGCTTTTAACTCCAGTCCTCGTCGAATTTTGAGATAGTCCGTGGATCAATTAAACACATACTTCTTACTAAGATTTTTACTTGACAGAAAACACATAAAGATATATTCTTAATTTAAAGATAACTCATTTAAAAATAATATCAAGGAGTGGAACTGAACATGGGCGAATTGGTGAATATTATTCAAGAGAGAAGATCAGCTTCTAAATACATTCCTGATGTAACAATAGATCCAAAAGAACTGGAAGAGATATTTCAACTGGTAAAGTTTGCTCCATCGGCTTTTAATTTACAGCATGCTCATTATATCGTGGTACAGGATGCGGATACGAAACAAAGGCTGCATGACGAGGCAAGTAAACAGTATAAAATATTAACGGCTTCGGCAACCATTGTGGTATTGGGAGATACAGAGGCTTATACCAAAGTAGCTGAATATAATGAAGGTTTTCTCAACCTGGGCGTCCTGAGCAAACAGGAATATGACAGCACGGTGGAATCGGTAACCCAGTTCTATCGCGAGCGAGGACCTGTCTTCCAAAGAGAAGAAGCGATCCGCAATGCCAGCCTGTCTGCCATGCAATTCATGTTGATTGCCAAGGACAAAGGCTGGGACACTTGCCCGATGATCGGTTTTGACCCCGAGAAGGTGCAGGAAGTATTGAATATTCCCCAAAAATTCGTGCCAGTGATGATGATTACCTTGGGTAAAGAAGATGTATCTGGTCAACGGCCACGCGGATACCGTAAGCCAGTTGGACAATTTGTCAGCTACAACGGATTTTGAAATGTATAAATAAAATCAGATTAGATGAAGAAAAGGAGTGACTGAAATGTCATTGAAGACCGCAGGAATTCATCATATCACGTCCTTTGCAGCAGATCCGCAGGGCAATGTTGATTTTTACACAGGCGTGCTTGGATTGAGATTAATTAAAAAGACGATTAATTTTGATGCTCCTGAAGTATATCATTTGTATTTTGGTAACGAAAAAGGCAGCCCGGGAACGATCATTACCTTTTTTCCGGCTCCGGGTACACGCAAGGGTAAGCTCGGGGGCGGGCAGGTAGGAATTACAACGTATGTAGTGCCGCCGGGTACTCTGGATTATTGGGAAAATCGCTTGCACAGCTTGAAGGTATCCTTCACGAAATCAGCTCGTTTTGGCGAATCATTTATTCAGTTTCAGGATAATGAAGGCTTGCGTCTGGAGTTGGTGGAACGGGAAGAAGGCCCAGCCAACACGTGGACAGCAGGGGGTGTGCCTACGGATAAAGCGATCAAAGGCTTCGGCGGCGCAGTGCTGTTCAGTGCTAATTCCAAGCATACGCAAGGCGTGCTGGAGAACATTCTGGGAATGACCCCCATCGGGGAAGATGCAGATGCAGGCTACATTCGCTATCAGGCGACTGGCGATTTGGGCAATCTGATCGACATTCCGGTCAAAGATGTACCATGGGGCAACGGTGGTGCGGGTACGGTTCACCATATTGCCTGGCGGGCGCAGGACGATGCGGAACATCAGGTGTGGAACGAAACGGTTCGCCAGCATGGCTTTGGGACGAGCGGTATTGTGGATCGTCAATACTTCAATGCAGTATACTTCCGCGAGCAAGGTGGTATTTTGTTCGAGATTGCGACCGATCCGCCCGGCTTTACCGTGGATGAGGAGCTGAACGAATTGGGGCACAAGCTGATGCTGCCAGAGTGGTATGAGCCGCAGCGTTCCCTGATTGAGTCTAATCTGGTTCCCATTGAAGTTAGAGTATTGAAGCAGGACTAATCATGATGGATCAGGACATATAAGGATAAGTAATAAAAGGTCCAATTGCGGGGTGTTTCTACCGCAATTTGGACCTTTTCGCTTTTGGATTTTTCCAGTAACATCTTGTCTTATGATATCCGTATGGGGTTATCCCTCAATGTAGGTTTTGTTCAGTCGCACTAACAGTTCCCCGAAGTATTAGGAATATTATAAAAAATAAAGCGTGGAAGAGCTGTATGGGTAATCGTCAGCTTTTCCACACTTTATTGTAAGGTGTAGTGTAATCTGATGCATGAAGCAGCAGTAAAAATTCAGTTTGCCAGCTTTCAGGCTTATTTTAGAATCAGATTCATGGTGGTTAAACCTGCCTAGATCATTAACAGTTCACGAATCTCCAGCTCGGTCAGTGCCGAAAGGGTTTCTTGTCCCGGTTGGATGACCTGGTCGATGAGATTTTTCTTTTTTTGCTGTAATTCATACATTTTGTCCTCTACCGTACCTTGCGTGACGAGACGAATCACCTGCACGACTTTTTTCTGGCCCATCCGGTGGGCGCGATTGGCAGCCTGTTCCTCTACAGCGGGATTCCACCACAGATCATACAAAATGACGGTATCTGCTCCGGTGAGATTCAGGCCGGTTCCTCCTGCTTTCAGAGAAATCAGGAATAGATCGCGTTCTCCTTCATTAAAACGGCTGCACAGCTCCACACGTTCCGAACCGGGAGTCTGCCCATCCAGGTAAAAGTAGGGCACTCCTTCCTGAGCAAGCTCCCGTCCGATCATTTGAAGCATCGTCGTGAATTGTGAAAAAATGAGCATCCGCTTGCCCGAACTAAGGCATTCCGTAACGATCTCAAGCAACTGCTCAAACTTGGCTGAGCTTCCGGTGTAGCCCTCGACGAACAAGCCTGGATGACAACAGAGCTGGCGAAGCCGGGTCAGACCCGCAAGGATCTTGATCCTGTTTTTCTGGAAACCTTCCTCATTCAGATGCTTTAATGTCTCATGCTGGAGCTTGGCCAGATAGGCCGTATACAGCTTCTTCTGATCCGGCAGGAGCCGCGACACCTGAACGGATTCGATTTTTTCCGGCAGCTCCTTCAGGACGTCACTCTTGAGGCGGCGCAGTAGAAACGGTCGTACCCGCTTGGCGATCACATTCCGGGTGAGATTGTGAAATGCCCTTTTTCCGCCGGGAAATAGCTCGGGAAATACAACATCGAAGATGGACCATAGCTCTTCCAGTGTATTTTCCACCGGTGTTCCAGTAAGAGCAAAACGGTAACGGGCTTTTACATCCTTCACAGCCTGTGCCGTTTGGGTGGCATGGTTCTTGAATGCTTGCGCCTCGTCCAGAATCAGCGTGTGGAACGATAGCTTGCCGTACAAGTCCGTATCCCGACGCAGCAGAGGATAGGAGGTGATGATGACATCATACCGCGCTGCGTCCCTAATGATTCGACTACGCTCATCCGCATTGCCGTCTGCAATAGCGACGCGGATATGGGGGGCAAACTTCTCCAGCTCATTCCGCCAATTGTACACTAGTGACGCAGGGGCCACGATCATGGCTGGCAGCTGCTGACTGCGGATTTCCGGCAGCACAGAGACGAGGAAGGCGATACTTTGTAACGTTTTGCCCAGTCCCATATCATCTGCCAAAATGCCCCCAAAACGGTAATGCGCCAGCGTCTTGAGCCATTGAAAGCCGTAAACCTGATAATCCCTCAGGATCGGAGCGAGTGTATCGGGTACTGGAAAATCGAGATGATCGGGATTACGTATATTCTCCAGCAGTTGGCGAAACGTTTTGCCTAGCGTCAGATTCTTCCCTTGATCGTGGGGATCTATTAAATACAGTCCTTGCGTAACGGGTATGCGAATTTGTGCGGCATCCAGGTCGCTTTTACGAATCCCCGTTTCGTTCATGAACCGGATCAGTTCCTTGTATTCCTCTGTTTCCAGCGGCAGCAAAGCGCCATTCGGCAAGCGGTGATATCTTCGCTTTTCCTCCAATGATTTTAGCAGCTGGCGGATTTCGGATTCTGGAATGCCTTCAATATCAAATTTAAATTCAAGCCAATCGGTGCGTTCGTCCAGCTCTACTCGTACCTTCGGGGTAGGCAGAGTGTTGTTTATTTTCGATTTAACAGCACCTGTGGCATACACCTCTACCAGCTTTTCCAGCTGTGGCACGGTATGATACAGAAAATCATATTCCGCATCCTCATCTTCCATAAAATATCCACTGTCTGTCTTGGCGAAGGAGCTATGCTCCATCAGATCCAAAATCTGCTGTTCCTGTTCCCCGTCCCGTATCAGAATACGGTCGTTGTCAGGCTTCCGCTCGTCGGTTTCCAGTGGGTTCACGATGATCTCCCCGTATTGGAACTCCAGTCCAGCCAACAGCTTGTCTCTTACCCGATCCAGATATAGTTTCGCCTTCAATGGCTGCTGTGTAACCCGATCAGAGACGGAGCGGGTCATATGGACACGTCCAAGCTTCATCAACCCGGGAACAACCTTGTCCATAAAGGACTCCATCTGTTCCGCTGCAATCTGAATCTTCCGCTTGTGATGGACTTCGACCATCCGTTTTAGCTCGGACAGACGTTGCAGCGGATCATTCTTTTGCTTTACGAGCTTGCCATCGACAATGACGATGCCGTAACCCTCCATAATGGTTAGATCATCCAGCCCTTGAATGCTTAGCTGATAGCCTTCGGTGTCATCCTCGGCCTTATCGAATTCGAATTGCAGCGGTAGCATGTTGTCCGACTGAGGAATACCCTCGGTTGTGTTTCCGTGAATTTCAAATTGGACTCCCTGTGCTGCTGCCAGCAAGGGGAATAGCTTTTCCCAAGCCGCAGGTGGAATGAGCAACATCCGTTCTCCACTCATATGGCTGCCAGAGGACGAATACGTACCCGAGGTCTCCCGAATCATTCGTTCATTGCGGCGAACCTGAACCAACTGTTGAAGAATGGCGTCATGTTCGAGCCGGAATCGGTACAACTGAGGCTCATATGAAAAGTTCCTTGTAAACATGTAGCTGTCACCACGATCAATACTGTCGAGAAACGGACGGATTTTCTGGACGATATACAATCGTTTGGGCCCGGCTTTCATCTCTATACCAAACATGTATTTCTGGTAACCGTAGGCAAAAGGACGGATCACAAATTGAAAATCCAGAACAGCGCGGGTATCCAGCAGGGTAGGGGTGCTGCGAAGTGGCTTCTTGCTGCTGAACAACTTTAACATACTGTCGGTCAGCTGGAGGTCACTCTGCGTGATGCCGGAGAATCGTGCAGTCCGAGCGTAATCATTCTGAGCAGCGGTAGCAGTATAGATTCCGTCTGCTTCAGTTCCTTCTACTGAGCCCGGAGTCATGTCCGAATGGAGTTTGGAAGCATAAGAACGCACAGACAGACTTTTTCCGCTCAGCATTTCATGGACGTGAATAAGAACAGCGGCAATATGCTTACAATACCGTCCAGTGGTCTGAAATGTACTACAGGTGCATTCCGCACGGATACTGCCATTTGGGCGGATCATAGCGGCAACGGCATAGAAGCGACTTCCTTTGATCGTAGCCTCATACACACCATCATCATGATCTATTTGCGTGAAGGCCACTCTTTTGGCCCGATAATAGGTGTCCCCGTCGTCATAAGCGGCTTGACTGCATAGCTGTCTAATGACCCGCCGGGTAAGTTCAAAGCTCATGGTTCGCAATCCTCTCCTGAGTCATTCCGTTTTCTTATATGATAACAGAACAGGCGTGATCGTGGACACATGCGGATGGTTATTGAAAAATATGGATTGTTTAATTAGTTAAATGAAACTAATCAACTAGAAATGGGCGCTATTTGGAATATTTTGATACCGAAGACTTAATGCTATCTTATGTCTAAAGGCGTATTGTTTGTCCTCTAAAATAAAAGGTACAATTATAAAAGGGATTTTGTGGATATAAGATATGATGCTTATGAAAAGGGGTGCTGATAATCAGTCACC
Proteins encoded:
- a CDS encoding MmcQ/YjbR family DNA-binding protein — encoded protein: MYEKIAAYGLSKKEAIEDYPFGPEPLALKVGGKVFALLRQANGICQVSLKCDPVIAENLREQNEAIKPGYHLNKKHWNTVTVDSTFPLEELYSMIDHSYELVFKSLTKAQREAITMRIRATQS
- a CDS encoding nitroreductase family protein, yielding MGELVNIIQERRSASKYIPDVTIDPKELEEIFQLVKFAPSAFNLQHAHYIVVQDADTKQRLHDEASKQYKILTASATIVVLGDTEAYTKVAEYNEGFLNLGVLSKQEYDSTVESVTQFYRERGPVFQREEAIRNASLSAMQFMLIAKDKGWDTCPMIGFDPEKVQEVLNIPQKFVPVMMITLGKEDVSGQRPRGYRKPVGQFVSYNGF
- a CDS encoding DEAD/DEAH box helicase: MSFELTRRVIRQLCSQAAYDDGDTYYRAKRVAFTQIDHDDGVYEATIKGSRFYAVAAMIRPNGSIRAECTCSTFQTTGRYCKHIAAVLIHVHEMLSGKSLSVRSYASKLHSDMTPGSVEGTEADGIYTATAAQNDYARTARFSGITQSDLQLTDSMLKLFSSKKPLRSTPTLLDTRAVLDFQFVIRPFAYGYQKYMFGIEMKAGPKRLYIVQKIRPFLDSIDRGDSYMFTRNFSYEPQLYRFRLEHDAILQQLVQVRRNERMIRETSGTYSSSGSHMSGERMLLIPPAAWEKLFPLLAAAQGVQFEIHGNTTEGIPQSDNMLPLQFEFDKAEDDTEGYQLSIQGLDDLTIMEGYGIVIVDGKLVKQKNDPLQRLSELKRMVEVHHKRKIQIAAEQMESFMDKVVPGLMKLGRVHMTRSVSDRVTQQPLKAKLYLDRVRDKLLAGLEFQYGEIIVNPLETDERKPDNDRILIRDGEQEQQILDLMEHSSFAKTDSGYFMEDEDAEYDFLYHTVPQLEKLVEVYATGAVKSKINNTLPTPKVRVELDERTDWLEFKFDIEGIPESEIRQLLKSLEEKRRYHRLPNGALLPLETEEYKELIRFMNETGIRKSDLDAAQIRIPVTQGLYLIDPHDQGKNLTLGKTFRQLLENIRNPDHLDFPVPDTLAPILRDYQVYGFQWLKTLAHYRFGGILADDMGLGKTLQSIAFLVSVLPEIRSQQLPAMIVAPASLVYNWRNELEKFAPHIRVAIADGNADERSRIIRDAARYDVIITSYPLLRRDTDLYGKLSFHTLILDEAQAFKNHATQTAQAVKDVKARYRFALTGTPVENTLEELWSIFDVVFPELFPGGKRAFHNLTRNVIAKRVRPFLLRRLKSDVLKELPEKIESVQVSRLLPDQKKLYTAYLAKLQHETLKHLNEEGFQKNRIKILAGLTRLRQLCCHPGLFVEGYTGSSAKFEQLLEIVTECLSSGKRMLIFSQFTTMLQMIGRELAQEGVPYFYLDGQTPGSERVELCSRFNEGERDLFLISLKAGGTGLNLTGADTVILYDLWWNPAVEEQAANRAHRMGQKKVVQVIRLVTQGTVEDKMYELQQKKKNLIDQVIQPGQETLSALTELEIRELLMI
- a CDS encoding ring-cleaving dioxygenase → MSLKTAGIHHITSFAADPQGNVDFYTGVLGLRLIKKTINFDAPEVYHLYFGNEKGSPGTIITFFPAPGTRKGKLGGGQVGITTYVVPPGTLDYWENRLHSLKVSFTKSARFGESFIQFQDNEGLRLELVEREEGPANTWTAGGVPTDKAIKGFGGAVLFSANSKHTQGVLENILGMTPIGEDADAGYIRYQATGDLGNLIDIPVKDVPWGNGGAGTVHHIAWRAQDDAEHQVWNETVRQHGFGTSGIVDRQYFNAVYFREQGGILFEIATDPPGFTVDEELNELGHKLMLPEWYEPQRSLIESNLVPIEVRVLKQD